The following coding sequences are from one Mesotoga infera window:
- a CDS encoding RNA-binding S4 domain-containing protein, with protein MRIDKYLKVNGIIKRRVVAKRAIEKGYVSRNNTPAKPGSEVKPNDIVSIRFSNRTLIVKVTEDFRSEVVQEIRG; from the coding sequence TTGCGTATAGACAAATACTTGAAAGTAAATGGGATAATCAAACGAAGAGTAGTGGCAAAAAGAGCGATTGAAAAGGGTTATGTATCAAGAAACAATACTCCGGCAAAGCCAGGTTCGGAAGTGAAACCCAACGACATCGTCTCTATAAGGTTTTCAAACAGAACACTCATTGTGAAGGTTACGGAGGATTTCCGGTCGGAGGTTGTTCAGGAGATTAGAGGATAA